In Nocardioides faecalis, the following proteins share a genomic window:
- a CDS encoding NAD-dependent epimerase/dehydratase family protein produces the protein MRILVLGGNRFLSRAVAAEAVAAGHEVICVNRGRSGTVPTGVEHLRWDRDEPAPADLVQRLADRPPDAVVDVARRPSHVRRALDAVPPAHWVFVSTISVYADDADAGGPGVGTLLEPVVDDLDPMSSPEAYGAMKVACEQLVHEAVPGAVVLRPGLIVGPGDPSGRFAYWAWRSAHDGEVLAPGRPEDLVQVVDVRDLATWIVALAERGPVTTPVAESGDPGEPGTPTVYDAVGPVTTFGDLFAAALPDARPVWVDHDFLLAEGVASWAGPRGIPLWLPRPSYDGMMSHDAAPATAAGLVSRPLADTVRDTRAWLAADPAARIDGITAEREAELLRRWRVQEGGSPEPPVALSRLAAPRPPAPR, from the coding sequence ATGCGCATCCTGGTCTTGGGCGGCAACAGGTTCCTGTCCCGTGCGGTGGCCGCCGAGGCCGTGGCGGCCGGGCACGAGGTCATCTGCGTCAACCGCGGCCGCTCCGGCACGGTGCCCACCGGTGTCGAGCACCTGCGCTGGGACCGCGACGAGCCGGCCCCCGCCGACCTGGTCCAGCGGCTGGCCGACCGCCCACCCGACGCAGTGGTCGACGTCGCCCGGCGGCCCTCCCACGTGCGGCGCGCGCTGGACGCCGTACCGCCGGCGCACTGGGTCTTCGTCTCCACCATCTCCGTCTACGCCGACGATGCCGACGCCGGCGGCCCGGGGGTGGGGACGCTGCTGGAGCCGGTCGTCGACGACCTGGACCCGATGAGCAGCCCGGAGGCGTACGGCGCGATGAAGGTCGCCTGCGAGCAGCTGGTGCACGAGGCGGTGCCGGGCGCGGTGGTGCTGCGGCCCGGGCTGATCGTGGGGCCCGGCGACCCGAGCGGCCGGTTCGCGTACTGGGCGTGGCGCTCGGCGCACGACGGCGAGGTCCTGGCGCCGGGTCGGCCCGAGGACCTGGTGCAGGTCGTCGACGTGCGCGACCTCGCCACCTGGATCGTCGCCCTGGCCGAGCGGGGCCCCGTCACCACCCCCGTGGCGGAATCGGGGGACCCCGGGGAGCCGGGAACGCCGACCGTGTACGACGCCGTCGGCCCGGTGACCACGTTCGGCGACCTGTTCGCCGCGGCCCTGCCGGACGCTCGCCCGGTGTGGGTCGACCACGACTTCCTGCTCGCCGAGGGCGTGGCGAGCTGGGCCGGCCCCCGGGGCATCCCGCTGTGGCTTCCCCGGCCCTCCTACGACGGCATGATGTCCCACGACGCCGCGCCGGCCACGGCGGCGGGACTGGTGTCGCGCCCGCTGGCAGACACGGTGCGCGACACGCGGGCGTGGTTGGCCGCCGACCCGGCGGCCCGGATCGACGGCATCACCGCCGAGCGGGAGGCCGAGCTGCTCCGCCGGTGGCGGGTGCAGGAGGGCGGTTCGCCGGAGCCGCCGGTCGCGCTCAGCCGACTGGCCGCTCCCCGCCCACCGGCACCGCGCTGA
- a CDS encoding MFS transporter, with protein MTELRPAAAREVSDARRWAMLAAGTVAQASTAAMVAAPSFLIPQLHRPVAEGGNGLSLAAAGLVSSAAMAGMMCTLVLWGLVVDRRGERFALLGGLGIAGLGGLLATLTSSPAALAGALALAGVGAAATNSASGRVVVGWFPAQRRGVAMGIRQTGQPLGVGLAAATVAVVAHSHGIGPALWVPTAATVLATAGVALTVLDPPRPAAGERRAVVNPYRADSFLLRIHSSSVLLVVPQFLVWTFGLTWLVEGLDWSPGLAGLTVAATQVAGAAARIGAGWLSDAMGSRMRPMRAVAVLAGVCMALLGGAAALAEGSTLLTAVSVLLLVAASALTVADNGLAFTAIAERAGPFWSGRAMGLQNTAQHLAAVAVPPLAGLSITAWGYGATFALAAVFPLVAISAVPVGGERPVG; from the coding sequence GTGACCGAACTTCGTCCCGCTGCCGCGCGGGAGGTGAGCGACGCCCGGCGCTGGGCGATGCTGGCGGCCGGGACGGTGGCGCAGGCCTCGACGGCGGCGATGGTGGCCGCGCCGTCGTTCCTCATCCCGCAGCTGCACCGCCCGGTCGCCGAGGGCGGCAACGGGCTGAGCCTGGCCGCGGCCGGGCTGGTCTCCTCCGCGGCGATGGCCGGGATGATGTGCACCCTGGTGCTCTGGGGGCTGGTCGTGGACCGGCGCGGCGAGCGGTTCGCGCTCCTCGGCGGGTTGGGCATCGCCGGCCTCGGCGGCCTGCTCGCCACGCTGACCAGCTCGCCCGCGGCCCTGGCGGGTGCGTTGGCGCTCGCCGGGGTCGGCGCCGCCGCCACGAACTCGGCGTCCGGGCGGGTCGTGGTCGGCTGGTTCCCCGCGCAGCGGCGCGGCGTGGCGATGGGCATCCGGCAGACCGGGCAGCCACTCGGCGTCGGGTTGGCCGCGGCCACCGTCGCCGTCGTCGCGCACAGCCACGGCATCGGCCCGGCGCTGTGGGTGCCCACCGCCGCGACCGTGCTGGCCACGGCGGGGGTGGCGCTGACCGTGCTCGACCCGCCGCGTCCCGCGGCCGGGGAGCGGCGCGCCGTGGTCAACCCGTACCGCGCCGACTCCTTCCTGCTGCGGATCCACAGCTCCTCGGTGCTGCTGGTGGTGCCGCAGTTCCTGGTCTGGACGTTCGGCCTGACCTGGCTGGTCGAAGGGCTGGACTGGTCCCCGGGCCTGGCCGGGCTGACCGTGGCCGCCACCCAGGTGGCCGGCGCCGCGGCCCGGATCGGGGCGGGCTGGCTCTCGGACGCGATGGGGTCGCGGATGCGGCCGATGCGTGCGGTCGCCGTGCTCGCCGGTGTCTGCATGGCGCTGCTCGGCGGCGCCGCGGCGCTGGCGGAGGGATCGACCCTGCTGACCGCCGTGTCGGTGCTGCTGCTGGTGGCGGCCTCGGCGCTGACCGTCGCCGACAACGGTCTCGCGTTCACCGCCATCGCCGAGCGGGCCGGGCCGTTCTGGTCGGGGCGTGCGATGGGCCTGCAGAACACCGCCCAACACCTCGCCGCCGTCGCGGTCCCCCCGCTGGCGGGACTGTCCATCACGGCCTGGGGCTACGGCGCCACGTTCGCCCTCGCCGCGGTGTTCCCGCTGGTCGCGATCAGCGCGGTGCCGGTGGGCGGGGAGCGGCCAGTCGGCTGA
- the trxA gene encoding thioredoxin translates to MPTVDLTSGNFEQTILENEIVLVDFWASWCGPCRNFAPIYEAAAQQNADLVFGSVNTEEEQDLAGAAQISSIPTLMAFKKGHLVFSQAGALPAQALDQLINAVRELDVDAAIAESAGQADAGQAGTADQRG, encoded by the coding sequence ATGCCCACCGTGGACCTGACCTCCGGCAACTTCGAGCAGACCATCCTCGAGAACGAGATCGTGCTCGTCGACTTCTGGGCGTCGTGGTGCGGCCCGTGCCGCAACTTCGCCCCGATCTACGAGGCGGCAGCGCAGCAGAACGCGGACCTGGTCTTCGGCTCGGTGAACACCGAGGAGGAGCAGGACCTCGCGGGTGCCGCGCAGATCAGCTCGATCCCGACGCTGATGGCGTTCAAGAAGGGCCACCTGGTGTTCTCCCAGGCCGGTGCCCTGCCCGCGCAGGCACTGGACCAGCTGATCAACGCCGTGCGCGAGCTCGACGTGGACGCCGCGATCGCGGAGAGCGCCGGCCAGGCCGACGCCGGCCAGGCTGGCACCGCCGACCAGCGTGGCTGA
- a CDS encoding glycoside hydrolase family 65 protein: MDRTRFPVDPWRLVETRFDGTDLGITESLFAVGNGYLGLRGNYSESRDAHLDGTFINGFHETWPISHAEEAYGFARVGQTIVNAPDPKVIRLYVDDEPLQVSIADMRAYERVLDFRSGVLERDLEWRTPAGKRVRVRSLRMVPLAQRHLAVMTFEVTLLDHGASLIISSQLMNRQDSDEHKPRQAGLGGGTTDPRQAASFDHRVLEPQLHHADPATGRLKLGYRTSESQMTLGVVADHHLETDAPYSMTVDSEDDLAKVIYRIAGEPGTTVRLTKLVAFHTANTIPARELIDRCERTLDRTWEEGVEAQYDAQRAWLDQFWARSDVEVPGHPDLQQAIRWNLFSILQASARAEGQGIAAKGVTGSGYGGHYFWDTEIYVLPFLTYTLPWAARNALRFRYTLLEYARTRARELSQKGALFPWRTINGHEASAYYAAGTAQYHIDADISYALSQYLGATGDDDFLAHEAIDIFVETARLWADLGFWRDETQRTFHIHGVTGPDEYTAVVDDNLYTNVLARFNLRRAARAVRELALNFPEAYADLVRRTGLTPDEPTEWENCAAGMLIPFDEHLGIHPQDVDFLEREMWDLRNTPLEKRPLLLNYHPLVIYRFQVLKQADVVLALYLQGDEFTAEQKKADFEYYDPITTGDSTLSATVQSIIAAEVGYHELALRYFNAALYVDLADRHSNTAEGVHVASTGGVWSALVAGFGGFRDIGSGAGKRQWRIDPRLPEAWESLVYRLTLRGTRVRVTVRASELELLVEDGDRAITFDVRDELVTVAPGKPVTVALKDQGPRLSGQPKYPAGTRRSDGTVISAIVPSGE; the protein is encoded by the coding sequence ATGGACCGCACCCGGTTCCCCGTCGACCCGTGGCGCCTGGTCGAGACCCGCTTCGACGGCACGGACCTGGGCATCACCGAGTCGCTGTTCGCCGTCGGCAACGGCTACCTCGGCCTGCGCGGCAACTACTCCGAGAGCCGCGACGCCCACCTCGACGGCACCTTCATCAACGGCTTCCACGAGACCTGGCCGATCTCGCACGCCGAGGAGGCCTACGGTTTTGCCCGGGTCGGCCAGACCATCGTCAACGCGCCCGACCCCAAGGTGATCCGGCTCTACGTCGACGACGAGCCGCTGCAGGTCTCGATCGCCGACATGCGCGCCTACGAGCGGGTGCTGGACTTCCGCAGCGGGGTCCTCGAACGGGACCTGGAGTGGCGCACCCCGGCCGGCAAGCGGGTCCGGGTCCGGAGCCTGCGGATGGTGCCGCTGGCCCAGCGCCACCTCGCGGTGATGACGTTCGAGGTGACCCTGCTCGACCACGGCGCCTCCCTGATCATCTCCTCGCAGCTGATGAACCGCCAGGACAGCGACGAGCACAAGCCGCGCCAGGCCGGCCTCGGCGGCGGCACCACCGACCCCCGCCAGGCCGCCTCGTTCGACCACCGCGTGCTGGAGCCGCAGCTGCACCACGCCGACCCCGCGACCGGCCGGCTCAAGCTCGGCTACCGCACCAGCGAGAGCCAGATGACCCTGGGCGTGGTCGCCGACCACCACCTGGAGACCGACGCGCCGTACTCGATGACCGTGGACTCCGAGGACGACCTCGCCAAGGTCATCTACCGGATCGCGGGCGAGCCGGGCACCACCGTGCGGCTGACCAAGCTGGTCGCCTTCCACACCGCGAACACGATCCCGGCCCGCGAGCTCATCGACCGCTGCGAGCGCACGCTGGACCGCACCTGGGAGGAGGGCGTCGAGGCACAGTACGACGCCCAGCGCGCCTGGCTCGACCAGTTCTGGGCGCGCTCCGACGTCGAGGTGCCTGGCCATCCCGACCTGCAGCAGGCCATCCGGTGGAACCTCTTCTCGATCCTGCAGGCCTCCGCCCGCGCCGAGGGCCAGGGCATCGCGGCCAAGGGGGTGACCGGGTCCGGGTACGGCGGCCACTACTTCTGGGACACCGAGATCTACGTCCTGCCGTTCCTGACCTACACGCTGCCGTGGGCGGCGCGCAACGCGCTGCGGTTCCGCTACACGCTGCTCGAGTACGCCCGCACCCGAGCACGCGAGCTGTCGCAGAAGGGCGCCCTGTTCCCGTGGCGCACCATCAACGGCCACGAGGCGTCGGCGTACTACGCCGCCGGCACCGCGCAGTACCACATCGACGCCGACATCTCCTACGCGCTGAGCCAGTACCTCGGCGCCACCGGGGACGACGACTTCCTGGCCCACGAGGCGATCGACATCTTCGTGGAGACCGCGCGACTGTGGGCCGACCTGGGGTTCTGGCGCGACGAGACCCAGCGCACCTTCCACATCCACGGCGTCACCGGGCCCGACGAGTACACCGCCGTGGTGGACGACAACCTGTACACGAACGTGCTCGCCCGGTTCAACCTGCGCCGGGCCGCGCGGGCGGTGCGGGAGCTGGCGCTGAACTTCCCCGAGGCGTACGCCGACCTGGTGCGTCGTACCGGCCTGACGCCGGATGAGCCGACCGAGTGGGAGAACTGTGCCGCCGGCATGCTCATCCCCTTCGACGAGCACCTCGGCATCCACCCCCAGGACGTCGACTTCCTCGAGCGGGAGATGTGGGACCTGCGGAACACGCCGCTGGAGAAGCGGCCGCTGCTGCTGAACTACCACCCGCTGGTGATCTACCGGTTCCAGGTGCTCAAGCAGGCCGACGTCGTGCTCGCGCTCTACCTGCAGGGCGATGAGTTCACGGCGGAGCAGAAGAAGGCCGACTTCGAGTACTACGACCCGATCACCACCGGCGACTCCACGCTGTCGGCGACGGTGCAGTCGATCATCGCCGCCGAGGTCGGCTACCACGAGCTCGCGCTGCGCTACTTCAACGCCGCCCTGTACGTCGACCTCGCCGACCGGCACTCCAACACCGCCGAGGGCGTGCACGTCGCGTCCACCGGCGGGGTGTGGAGCGCACTGGTCGCCGGGTTCGGCGGCTTCCGCGACATCGGCTCCGGCGCCGGCAAGCGGCAGTGGCGCATCGACCCGCGGCTGCCCGAGGCGTGGGAGAGCCTCGTCTACCGGCTCACCCTGCGCGGCACCCGGGTCCGCGTCACCGTGCGCGCCAGCGAGCTCGAGCTGTTGGTCGAGGACGGTGACCGGGCGATCACCTTCGACGTGCGCGACGAGCTCGTCACCGTCGCGCCCGGCAAGCCCGTCACCGTCGCGCTCAAGGACCAGGGGCCGCGCCTGAGCGGCCAGCCGAAGTACCCCGCCGGCACCCGGCGCTCCGACGGCACCGTCATCTCCGCCATCGTGCCCAGCGGGGAGTGA
- a CDS encoding TetR/AcrR family transcriptional regulator, whose product MQQERTTDSTRRYRGQAPEERVAERRARLLAAGLELFGTRGVAGTTVRAVVEDSGLAARYFYESFAGIEALERAVFDEIASEAATRALGALAAAGAEASRRERIRAVLAEMVDLMLEDPRKGRIALIESVSSPALGPRVLAESRRFAGLLAVTAAHGDPAVADPDALAETIGARVRMVARFLIGGVAHTLGAVLQGDIAVEREEVVDALVDVFDVVDAQLIAGTGARP is encoded by the coding sequence GTGCAGCAGGAGCGGACCACGGACAGCACCCGCCGCTACCGCGGCCAGGCCCCCGAGGAGCGGGTCGCGGAGCGGCGCGCCCGGCTGCTCGCCGCCGGCCTGGAGCTGTTCGGCACCCGCGGCGTCGCCGGTACGACGGTGCGGGCCGTCGTGGAGGACTCCGGGCTCGCGGCCCGCTACTTCTACGAGTCCTTCGCCGGGATCGAGGCGCTGGAGCGGGCCGTCTTCGACGAGATCGCCAGCGAGGCCGCCACCCGAGCCCTGGGCGCCCTGGCCGCGGCCGGTGCAGAGGCGTCGCGGCGCGAGCGGATCCGGGCGGTGCTGGCCGAGATGGTCGACCTGATGCTCGAGGACCCCCGCAAGGGTCGGATCGCGCTCATCGAGTCCGTCAGCTCCCCGGCGCTCGGCCCCCGGGTGCTCGCCGAGAGCCGCCGCTTCGCCGGCCTGCTCGCGGTCACCGCCGCGCACGGCGACCCGGCCGTCGCCGACCCCGACGCGCTCGCGGAGACGATCGGGGCGCGGGTGCGGATGGTCGCCCGGTTCCTCATCGGCGGCGTGGCGCACACCCTGGGTGCGGTGCTGCAGGGTGACATCGCCGTCGAGCGCGAGGAGGTCGTCGATGCCCTCGTCGACGTGTTCGACGTCGTCGACGCCCAGCTCATCGCCGGGACCGGCGCCCGGCCCTGA
- a CDS encoding 4a-hydroxytetrahydrobiopterin dehydratase codes for MAYVVVSGDEFLSASGLGDWRVVAGQAHALFRTRDFATGLRLVAEIGRIAEAADHHPDVNLRYGVVEVRVSTHDTQSLTTVDIALARAISAAARDLGVKAEPSSVRAWDGR; via the coding sequence ATGGCGTACGTCGTGGTGAGTGGTGACGAGTTCCTCTCCGCCTCAGGACTGGGGGACTGGCGGGTCGTGGCCGGGCAGGCCCACGCGCTGTTCCGCACCCGTGACTTCGCGACCGGGCTGCGGCTGGTCGCGGAGATCGGCCGGATCGCCGAGGCGGCCGACCACCACCCGGACGTGAACCTGCGCTACGGCGTCGTGGAGGTCCGGGTCTCCACCCACGACACGCAGTCGCTGACCACCGTCGACATCGCGCTGGCCCGGGCGATCTCCGCTGCCGCCCGTGACCTCGGGGTGAAGGCGGAGCCGTCGTCGGTGCGGGCGTGGGATGGCCGCTGA
- a CDS encoding acyl-CoA thioesterase, whose amino-acid sequence MGEVFECEIQARVRDVNLGGHVDNVEALRVLDEARLLFFRFAPLPGSDRPGLFRDVPSGVAELVGAQRIDYHSEMRFVAYQPFLVRIWVSHIGGSSFTVGYELRVDADHPPAIVAESTVVFWDTTAGRSWPISEEVRATLASYLGEPVDLRERPGR is encoded by the coding sequence GTGGGTGAGGTCTTCGAGTGCGAGATCCAGGCGCGGGTGCGCGACGTCAACCTCGGCGGGCACGTCGACAACGTGGAGGCACTGCGGGTCCTCGACGAGGCGCGGCTGCTGTTCTTCCGGTTCGCGCCCCTGCCCGGCAGCGACCGGCCCGGCCTGTTCCGTGACGTGCCGTCCGGGGTGGCCGAGCTCGTCGGCGCCCAACGCATCGACTACCACTCCGAGATGCGGTTCGTGGCCTACCAACCGTTCCTGGTGCGGATCTGGGTGAGCCACATCGGCGGCTCGTCGTTCACCGTCGGCTACGAGCTGCGCGTCGACGCCGACCACCCGCCCGCGATCGTCGCCGAGTCGACGGTCGTCTTCTGGGACACCACGGCCGGCCGCTCCTGGCCGATCTCCGAGGAGGTCCGGGCCACCCTGGCGTCGTACCTCGGGGAACCGGTGGACCTGCGGGAGCGCCCGGGCCGCTGA
- a CDS encoding glycoside hydrolase family 25 protein, with protein MLATVVALAVPLLLAGCGADESAPGPTTASSSATGSPSSPASPTGSPSATPSTSPTTAPSSADAPRPSPTDQTTTDQTTTGQAPAEQTEQTGIDASHHQGPIDWRQVAGAGIEFAYLKASEGTRFVDPRFAENRRAATARGLVVGGYHYFQLCTDGTAQARHFIDVLGKHDPVRQLAPALDLELAGSCATPPPRAELLAEVREFLAVVDAHTGTRTVVYLYPELEERFGFAGDLADHPQWVRRLGDREPRRPWQVWQYDDRGTVPGIAGGVDLNLRRTG; from the coding sequence ATGCTCGCGACCGTCGTGGCGCTCGCCGTACCCCTGCTCCTCGCCGGCTGCGGCGCAGACGAGTCCGCACCCGGACCGACCACCGCGAGCAGCTCGGCCACCGGCTCCCCGTCCTCGCCGGCCTCGCCGACGGGATCGCCGAGCGCCACTCCGAGCACGTCTCCGACGACCGCGCCCAGCTCGGCCGACGCCCCCCGACCGTCGCCCACCGACCAGACCACCACCGACCAGACCACCACCGGCCAGGCCCCCGCCGAGCAGACCGAGCAGACCGGGATCGACGCCTCGCACCACCAGGGCCCGATCGACTGGCGGCAGGTGGCGGGGGCCGGCATCGAGTTCGCCTACCTCAAGGCCAGCGAGGGCACCCGGTTCGTCGACCCCCGCTTCGCCGAGAACCGCCGCGCGGCCACCGCCCGCGGGCTGGTGGTCGGCGGCTACCACTACTTCCAGCTCTGCACCGACGGCACCGCCCAGGCCCGGCACTTCATCGACGTCCTCGGCAAGCACGACCCGGTGCGACAGCTGGCACCGGCGCTCGACCTGGAGCTGGCCGGCAGCTGCGCGACCCCGCCACCCCGGGCGGAGCTGCTGGCCGAGGTGCGCGAGTTCCTGGCGGTCGTCGACGCCCACACCGGCACCCGCACGGTGGTCTACCTCTACCCCGAGCTGGAGGAGCGCTTCGGCTTCGCCGGCGACCTGGCCGACCACCCGCAGTGGGTGCGCCGGCTCGGTGACCGCGAGCCGCGGCGGCCCTGGCAGGTGTGGCAGTACGACGACCGCGGCACCGTGCCGGGCATCGCCGGCGGGGTGGACCTGAACCTGCGCCGCACCGGCTGA
- a CDS encoding LLM class flavin-dependent oxidoreductase has product MAELQLGLDTFGDVTADASGAPLSHAQVLRDVVEQAVLADTVGVDAIGLGEHHRDDFAISAPDVVLAAIAARTERIVLGTAVTVLSSDDPVRLYERFATLDALAGGRVEVTLGRGSFTESFPLFGYDLAHYEQLFSEKLDLWAALQGEGTVTWDAGRLRPPLRAARIFPHTDRGSIPTWIGVGGSPESVVRAAQYGFGLMLAIIGGEPARFAPYADLYRRALTELGKPPLPIGVHSPGFVADTDGEARELLFPHFKANRDRIGAERGWGPVTRAQYDAEVETGALFVGSPETVARKIADTARTLGLDRFDLKYSNGPLPHEHLMRCIELYGKAVIPRVRELLAEEA; this is encoded by the coding sequence GTGGCTGAGCTCCAGCTCGGGCTGGACACCTTCGGCGACGTCACCGCCGATGCGTCCGGCGCGCCGCTGAGCCATGCCCAGGTGCTGCGCGACGTCGTCGAGCAGGCCGTCCTGGCCGACACGGTCGGCGTGGACGCGATCGGGCTCGGCGAGCACCACCGCGACGACTTCGCGATCTCCGCACCCGACGTGGTCCTGGCCGCGATCGCCGCCCGCACCGAGCGGATCGTCCTGGGCACCGCGGTGACCGTGCTCAGCTCCGACGACCCGGTGCGCCTCTACGAGCGGTTCGCGACCCTCGACGCCCTGGCCGGTGGTCGGGTCGAGGTGACGCTGGGCCGCGGCTCGTTCACCGAGTCCTTCCCGCTCTTCGGCTACGACCTGGCCCACTACGAGCAGCTGTTCAGCGAGAAGCTCGACCTGTGGGCCGCGCTGCAGGGCGAGGGCACGGTGACCTGGGACGCCGGCCGGCTGCGGCCACCGCTGCGCGCCGCCCGGATCTTCCCGCACACCGACCGCGGCTCGATCCCGACCTGGATCGGCGTCGGCGGCTCCCCGGAGTCGGTGGTCCGGGCCGCGCAGTACGGCTTCGGGCTCATGCTGGCGATCATCGGCGGCGAGCCGGCCCGGTTCGCGCCGTACGCCGACCTCTACCGCCGCGCCCTGACCGAGCTCGGGAAGCCGCCGCTGCCGATCGGCGTGCACTCCCCGGGCTTCGTGGCCGACACCGACGGCGAGGCGCGCGAGCTGCTGTTCCCGCACTTCAAGGCCAACCGGGACCGGATCGGGGCCGAGCGCGGCTGGGGGCCGGTCACCCGGGCGCAGTACGACGCCGAGGTGGAGACCGGTGCGCTGTTCGTCGGCTCCCCGGAGACCGTGGCCCGCAAGATCGCCGACACCGCGCGCACCCTGGGCCTGGACCGCTTCGACCTGAAGTACTCCAACGGGCCGCTGCCGCACGAGCACCTGATGCGGTGCATCGAGCTCTACGGCAAGGCGGTCATCCCGCGGGTGCGCGAGCTCCTCGCCGAAGAGGCCTGA
- a CDS encoding oxygenase MpaB family protein: MTLTSPSPSPSASPSTGRDAVPAAPAAAGTPEVPPWHPSQPHHELAADVRWWMGMPLTFGLFGRLALDQVAYREVAAAVDATGRFAENFTNRGLRSYLWGPLLLFGDDVDRHATAERLKNLHAGVHGKGKGHFSGERYSALNPAVWKWVGTSSLLIFYTGYVTTYGRDLDDEQREVVYRTALHLSASDLPSDAAAVPRTVAEMEAYYEQVATTKLADNEFLQWANQTFDALPVPTLIGPRWLHRLITPLWRAATPALSRPARVCAAGAAHPRMRELLGITWTPRLQRELDLYTALIRLGRHRLPKWLLLEPLAYNRFRYERLRALYAKPQLTSFAAPD, encoded by the coding sequence ATGACGCTCACCAGCCCCAGTCCCAGTCCCAGCGCCAGTCCCAGCACGGGCCGCGACGCCGTACCAGCCGCACCGGCCGCAGCAGGCACGCCCGAGGTGCCGCCGTGGCACCCCTCGCAGCCGCACCACGAGCTCGCCGCCGACGTGCGCTGGTGGATGGGGATGCCCCTGACGTTCGGCCTGTTCGGCCGCCTCGCGCTCGACCAGGTCGCCTACCGCGAGGTCGCCGCCGCGGTGGACGCCACCGGCCGGTTCGCGGAGAACTTCACCAACCGCGGGTTGCGCAGCTACCTGTGGGGCCCGCTGCTGCTGTTCGGCGACGACGTCGACCGCCACGCGACCGCGGAGCGGTTGAAGAACCTGCACGCCGGGGTGCACGGCAAGGGCAAGGGCCACTTCTCCGGGGAGCGCTACAGCGCGCTCAACCCCGCCGTGTGGAAGTGGGTGGGCACCAGCAGCCTGCTGATCTTCTACACCGGCTACGTGACCACCTACGGCCGCGACCTCGACGACGAGCAGCGCGAGGTCGTCTACCGCACCGCGCTGCACCTCAGCGCCTCCGACCTGCCCAGCGACGCCGCCGCGGTGCCCCGCACGGTCGCCGAGATGGAGGCGTACTACGAACAGGTCGCGACCACGAAGCTCGCCGACAACGAGTTCCTGCAGTGGGCGAACCAGACGTTCGACGCGCTGCCGGTGCCCACCCTGATCGGCCCCCGCTGGCTGCACCGCCTCATCACGCCGCTGTGGCGGGCGGCGACGCCGGCGCTGAGCCGGCCGGCGCGGGTCTGCGCCGCGGGCGCCGCGCACCCGCGGATGCGCGAGCTGCTCGGCATCACCTGGACGCCGCGGCTGCAGCGCGAGCTCGACCTCTACACCGCGCTCATCCGCCTCGGTCGGCACCGGCTGCCGAAGTGGCTGCTGCTCGAGCCGCTGGCCTACAACCGGTTCCGCTACGAGCGCCTGCGGGCGCTCTACGCCAAGCCGCAGCTCACGTCGTTCGCCGCACCCGACTAA
- a CDS encoding HAD family hydrolase produces MSATTPAHEPLVDWTRWRAVLFDLDGVLTPTAVVHMHAWRAMFSAFLAEHAAAEGVTYPPYTDQDYFDYVDGKPRYDGVRSFLASRGIILPEGTPEDPPDALTVCGLGNRKNDVVTEVLATEGVTAYPGSVALLDELGALGVPMAVVSSSRNAPDVLRAAGLADRFAFVLSGALATDLGLAGKPAPDTYAHAAAELGATNATSVVLEDAVSGVAAGRAGDFGLVIGVDRGAGEAPLQAAGADLVVTDLAELIDGGAR; encoded by the coding sequence GTGTCTGCGACCACGCCTGCTCACGAGCCCCTGGTGGACTGGACCCGTTGGAGGGCGGTGCTCTTCGACCTGGACGGCGTGCTGACGCCGACCGCCGTGGTCCACATGCACGCCTGGCGGGCGATGTTCTCCGCGTTCCTCGCCGAGCACGCCGCGGCCGAGGGCGTGACCTACCCGCCGTACACCGACCAGGACTACTTCGACTACGTCGACGGCAAGCCGCGCTACGACGGGGTGCGCAGCTTCCTCGCCTCGCGCGGCATCATCCTGCCGGAGGGCACGCCGGAGGACCCGCCGGACGCACTCACGGTGTGCGGTCTGGGCAACCGCAAGAACGACGTCGTGACCGAGGTGCTCGCCACCGAGGGCGTCACCGCCTACCCCGGCTCCGTGGCGCTGCTCGACGAGCTCGGCGCGCTGGGCGTGCCGATGGCGGTGGTCTCCTCCTCCCGCAACGCGCCCGACGTGCTGCGGGCCGCAGGGCTGGCCGACCGGTTCGCCTTCGTCCTGAGCGGTGCCCTGGCCACCGACCTCGGGCTGGCGGGCAAGCCCGCCCCGGACACCTACGCCCACGCCGCCGCCGAGCTCGGCGCCACCAATGCCACCTCCGTCGTGCTGGAGGACGCCGTCAGCGGTGTCGCCGCAGGGCGGGCCGGCGACTTCGGCCTGGTGATCGGGGTGGACCGCGGCGCCGGCGAGGCGCCGCTGCAGGCGGCGGGCGCCGACCTCGTCGTCACCGACCTGGCCGAGCTGATCGACGGAGGAGCCCGATGA